The Alphaproteobacteria bacterium nucleotide sequence GCCATTTAACTGTTAAAGTTGATGCCCTTCAAGAAGGGACAAGATTATTTAATATTATTAAACTTGTGACAGAGGCACGTCAGCAAAAAATTCCTATCCAAAGATTAATTGATCGGTTAAGTGCATTTTTTGTGCCCATAATTATTTTTATTGCTCTTGGTACATTTTTGGGGTGGTGGGCATATAATGGGAATGTTGACCAAGCACTTATTAATGCAATTTCTGTTTTAATTATTGCCTGTCCTTGTTCTTTGGGTTTGGCAACGCCCGTTATATTTTTAGTTGGAACAGGGTTGGGGGCTCGTTATGGACTTCTCTTTAAAAATATTCGCATTTTTGAAAAATTAGCGAAAATTAAAACTGTTATCTTTGATAAAACAGGAACATTGACAACAGGATTGCCAGAAATACAGCATATTGATACGTGTGATAGATCTGAAGCTCATGAATTTATAGCCATAGCAGCAGCCTTACAAAAGGGATCAGGTCATTCTTTTAGCCATGCATTTCAACAAGCTTTTGAGAAATTGCCAAAAAATGAACAAAAAATTTTTACAGTTGGAGATTTTAAAGTTATTCCAGGATTAGGGGTAAAAGGATATATTCAAGAAAAACAAGCTTGGTTTGTTTTAGGTAATGAAAAACTTCTTGTTCAAGAGAATATAGAAATAACTTCTTTTGCAAGCAAAGCAGAAG carries:
- a CDS encoding heavy metal translocating P-type ATPase, giving the protein HLTVKVDALQEGTRLFNIIKLVTEARQQKIPIQRLIDRLSAFFVPIIIFIALGTFLGWWAYNGNVDQALINAISVLIIACPCSLGLATPVIFLVGTGLGARYGLLFKNIRIFEKLAKIKTVIFDKTGTLTTGLPEIQHIDTCDRSEAHEFIAIAAALQKGSGHSFSHAFQQAFEKLPKNEQKIFTVGDFKVIPGLGVKGYIQEKQAWFVLGNEKLLVQENIEITSFASKAEDHKNSGYSLAWLAEIDPRQKNLALFALQDSLKPHATQIVKILQDKGMKVVLLTGDNKSSADFVGKKLGADSIIAETTPEIKKQIVQNFRKQNNMVVMVGDGINDGPALMEADVSMAMASGSDIALHTASIILIHNDPLWVDQALVLARKIYWKICQNIFWTFAYNIIGVSLAAAGLLTPSLSGIIMAGSSISIIGNALLFSLWRPILPKS